The nucleotide window GCCGCGGCGCAGGTTGACCACCACTGTGGCGCTGGGTTTTTGACGCTGGCGGGCGAACACCGACTCCTTGGGCAGGGCCAGCAGCACCCGGGCGCGGCTGACCGCCTTGAGCTCTTCCACGGCCCTGGCCAGCTGCTGCTCACGGCTGTACTTGAGGCGCTCCTGCTCCAGGCGCTGGCTGACGCCAAAGCCCATGTCCTTGAGGATCAGCTCCTCGCCGCCCTGCTCGGCCCGGGACAGGCCGGCGCGGGTCAGGGCCAGCTTGATCTGCTGGTAGTCTTCTTCCGGCACTTCCACCACGTTGCCGTCCAGCTTGTACTGGAATTCGTTCTGGTCCAGGAAGTCCAGGGTGCTGACCAGCTCGTCGGTGTCCATCTTGCCCAGGGGGCGGTAGTTGGGCTCCTTGGCCCAGAGCACCACCAGCACCACCAGGGCCAGGCAGATGGCCAGGCCCAGCACCAGGGAGATCTGGCGCAGCACGTCGGCATTGCCCATGGAGCTGAGGAAGCTGAAGCTCTGCTCGCCCTGGTCGGCATCGCTGGTCGCGGCGGGGGCCGGCGGGGTGCCGGCCACGGTCGCCAGTTGGGTGTTCTCGTCAGCCACGGCCTAAAACTCCTTACACCGGCATGTTCATGACGTCTTGATAGGCCTGCACCACCTTGTTGCGGACCTGGACCGTGGCCTGGAAGGCGATACCGGCCTTCTGGCTGGCGATCATGGCGTCGGCGACGCTCACCTTGGGATCGCCCAGCTCCACGGCCCGGGCCATCTGGGCCGACTCCTGCTGCAGGCCGTTGACATGGTCCAGGGCCTGCTTGAACAGGGAGGCGAAGTCGCCGCTGGGGCCCTTGACGGCATCGCCCTGCCCGACCGGACCACCCAGTTGCTGGGCCTTATCCAGGCCCATGGGCGAACCGAGCTGGCTCTGTGCCTGCCTGGACAGCGCCTGCATTTCCTGCATCAGGGGGTTGGCACCGATTTTCATGTCAAGATCCCGTCATTGCCAAAAGTGGATATCAGGGGTTTTTGCAAGGACCGGGCCAGGCTGTCAGGCCGGCACCTCGATGCCGGCGTCGCGCAGCTTGGCCAGCTTGTAGCGCAGGGTCCTGGGGCTGATCCCCAGGCGCTCGGCCACGGCCTTGCGCGAACCCTGGCACTGCTCGAGGGTGTCGAGGATGATCTGCGCCTCCTGGGCCCTGAGTTCGCCGGTCAGGCCGTCCCCTTCCACCGCCTGGGCCGGCGCCGGCGTCCCTTCGATAAGCAAATCCTCGGCCTGGAGCACCTCGCCCTCGCCGATGATCAGCGCCCGCTGCACGACGTTGTCCAGCTCGCGGACATTGCCCGGCCAGTGGTGGACCAGCAGCCGCTGCTCGGCCTGGGGCGACAGCACCGGCGCGGCGCTGCCGCCGTGCTTTTGCAGCAGGTGGCGGGCCAGGGGCAGGATGTCGCCCGGCCGCTCTTTCAGGGCCGGCCAGGTAAGCGGGAAGACGTTGAGACGGTAGTAGAGATCTTCACGGAACCGGCCTTCGGCCACGGCGTCGGCCAGCTCGCGGTTGGAGGTGGCGATGATGCGCACGTCCAGCTTGACGGTCTTGCGCCCGCCCAGGCGCTCCACTTCCCGCTCCTGCAGCACCCGCAGCAGCTTGGCCTGCAGCTCCAGGGCCATTTCGGTGATCTCGTCCAGCAGCAGGGTGCCGCCGTTGGCCTGCTCGAACTTGCCCGGGCTGGCCTGGATGGCGCCGGTGAAGGCGCCCTTCTCGTAGCCGAACAGGGTGGCTTCGAGCATGTTGTCGGGGATGGCCGCGCAATTGATGGCCACGAAGGGCCGCTCGGCCCGGGCGGACTGCTGGTGCACATGGCGGGCCAGCACTTCCTTGCCGGCGCCGCTCGGGCCCAGCACCATCACTGTGGCATCCGTCCTGGCCACCTTGTCGGCCAGCCTGAGCAGGGCCAGGCTCTTGTCATCGGCCACCACAGGGCCCTGGCCCTTGTCTTCCACCAGGGCGTGGCGGCTGACCAGGTTGACCAGCACCTCGGGGGCAAAGGGCTTGGCCATGTAATCGATGGCGCCCAGCTTGACCGCCTCCACGGCGTCCTGGACCTTGGCGTAGGCGGTCATCACCAGCACCGGCAGCTGCGGCTGGCTGGCCTTGATGGAGCGCAGCAGGGTCATGCCGTCCATGCCGTCCATCTGCACGTCGGTGATCACCAGCTGCACCGGCTGTTTCTTCAGGGTCAGCAGGGCTTCTTCGCCATTGCCGGCCTCCAGAGTCCGGAAACCGGCCAAATTCAGGGTATCGACCAGGGCCTCGCGCAGGGCCAGATCATCTTCGACGATCAACACCAAGGGACTCATGGGCGGGCTCCATCGGCAAGGGGAAAGGTCAGGGTGAAGACGGCGCCGCCGTCGTTGCCGGCCTTGAAATCGGCGCCGTGGGCCCGGCACACCGACTTGACCACCGACAGGCCCAGGCCGGTGCCGTTGACCTTGGTGGTGACGAAAGGCTCGCCGAGGCGGGCCAGCACGGTGTCGGGCAGGCCGGGGCCGTCGTCGGCCAGGCGCAGCGCCAGCCTGCCGTCTTGGCAACGGCCGTGGAGCCGGATCCGCCTGGCGCCGGCCTGGACGGCGTTATGGACCAGGTTGCCCAGGGCCGAAACCAGGGCGCTGCGGTTGCCGACCAGGACGGCGTCCTGTTCCAGGTCCACCTCCAGCTCGGCGCCGTGCTGGCCGAGCATGGATTCGCAGTGTTCCTGCAGCTCCTGCAGCAGCGCCGCGACGGAGATCCGGTCCGCCAGCTTCTGCTCGTCGCTGCGGGCGAACAGCAGCATGTTGTTCATCTGGTTTTCCAGATCCTTGAGCCTGGCCATCAGCCGGCCCTGGAAGCGCTGGCGGGTGCCGTCGTCCAGGGGGGCGGCCAGCTGGCCACCGTAGAGCATGGCCGCCGACAGCGGGGTGCGGATCTGGTGGGCCAGGGAGGCCACCATGCGCCCCAGGGAGGAGAGCCGCTGCATGTGGGAGATGCGGGTCTGCAGTTCCCTGGTGTGGGTCAGATCGGAGATGACGATAAGCTGGCCCGGCTCCCCGTCCAGGGGGCTGATGTCGAGCTTGACCCGGCGGCCGTTGACCAGCGACACCTCATGGCCGTCGTCGGCCCGGGGGCTGAAGGCGCGGCCGGCGATGGTCAGCCAGGCTTCCCCGTCCAGGGGCTCGCCCAGCAGGGCCTTGGCGGTGGCATTGGACTCGCTGATGCGCCCCTGGCCGTCCAGGATCACCACGCCCACCGGCAGGCTGGCCACCAGGGTCTCCAGTCGCTGCAGCCGGTTGGGATTTGCCTTGGCCGTGAAATCCGGCTTGATCAGGGTTGCCAACGCCATAAAAAAACACCTCGACATCAGGGGATGTGGAGGTGTTCTGCAAGGAGAATGCCAAAAAATTCTCCTTTTATTTCATGGCATTATGTGCCGCGAGCGCATCGCCAATTTTCTGACGCTAGTCGCCGCCCTTGTTGAGGCCGTACTTGCGCATCTTCTCCACCAGGGTGGTGCGGCGCATGCCCAGCATGTCGGCGGCCCGGGCCACGACGCCGTCCTGGGCGGCCAGGGCCTGGCGGATCAGATCCAGCTCCATCTCCGACAGCATTTCCTTGAGGTTGATGCCATCCGGGGACAGCATCGGCATGGCCGGCTCCGGCGGCGGCGGCGGCGTGGCGTCGCGATCCGCAAAGATGCCCATCAACGCCTCGCGCTCTTCCAGCTCGCGGTTGTGGATGACCGGCTCGAAGTCGCTGATGCCCAGGTGCTGGTAGGCCTTGGGCAGGTTGCCGGCGTCCACGGTCTGATCCGGATAGAGGATCATCAGCCGCTCCACCAGATTGGCCAGCTCGCGGACGTTGCCCGGCCAGGGGTGCTTCATCAGGGAGTTGATGGCGCGCTGGGACAGCTGTACGCCATGGCCTTCCTCGGACTTGAGGCGGGAGATGATCTCATTGACCAGCAGCGGGATGTCGTCGGCCCGCTCCTTGAGGCCGGGCATCTCTATGGGGAACACATTGAGGCGGTAGTAGAGATCTTCGCGGAACTTGTTGTCGGCGATCATCTTCGGCAGTTCCCTGTGGGTGGCGGCGACGATGCGCACATCCGCCTTGAGCTCCTTGCTGCCGCCGACCCGCTCGAAGGTCCTTTCCTGCAGCACCCTGAGCAGCTTGACCTGCATGTTCAGGGGCATGTCGCCGATCTCGTCCAGGAACAGGGTGCCGCCCTGGGCCAGCTCGAAACGGCCCTTGCGGGCGCTGACGGCGCCGGTGAAGGCGCCCTTCTCGTGGCCGAACAGCTCGCTTTCCAGCAGTTCCGGGGGTATGGCGCCGCAGTTGACCGGCACGAAGGGGCCGTCCTTGCGGCTGGACTGGAAGTGGATGTTACGGGCCACCACTTCCTTGCCGGTGCCCGATTCGCCCAGGATCAGCACGCTGGCATCGGTGGGCGCCACCTGCTGGATGAGGTGACGGACCTCCTGCATGGCCTTGCTCTTGCCCACCAGGGCCCGGAACAGGCGGTGGTTGGAGGTAACGGCCTTGGGCTCCTGGCTGGCCTGTTCGCGGCGCTGCAGGTGGCGGATCAGCTTCTGGAACTGGCCCAGGTTGTAGGGGGCCTCGAGCATGCCCAGGTGGCTGCCGCCAAGCACGGCCTCGCTGTTGTCCAGGGTCAGGTAGGGAATCTGGGCATGCTTGTCCATCAGGGCCGGATCCAGGCCGTCGCCGATCAGGGCCACGCTCCAGCGCCGCTGGGCCAGCTGCTCGCCGGCGTCTTTGGGGCTGGTGACGGCGCATTCTTCCCCCATGAACTCCAGCAACAAAGCCAGTTGTTGACACCTGTCGGTGTTGGCATCTATGACCAGGAAGCCGTTATTGGTCTGCATAACTTCGGAGAACCACCCGTTCCTTCTGCGCAAGCGAGTGCAAGCATTTGTTATAGTTTGACAAAATAGCAGAGTTGCCGGCAACGCCAAGAGCGAGTTGATGCCTGCCGCAAGAAAAAACGCCACCTCTGCGACCTGTGAGTTTACATAAATTTAGCGGTGGCTGTTACATGGCATTGGCCTGACTTTTGCAGAATTTCGACCCATCGCACAGTGGAGATCCCACACCATGTTCAACGACGCATCCATACTGATCACCGGCGGCACCGGCTCCTTTGGCAAGAAGTTCGTACGCCTGCTGCTGGCCCGCTACCGGCCCCGCAAGGTGATCATCCTGTCCCGTGACGAACTCAAGCAATTCGAAATGCAGCAGGAGTTCAACGCCCCCTGCATGCGCTATTTCATTGGCGATGTACGGGACAAGGAGCGTCTGGTCCAGGCCTTCAAGGACGTGGACCATGTGGTGCACGCGGCCGCCCTCAAGCAGGTGCCGGCGGCGGAATACAACCCCATGGAGTGCATCAAGACCAACATCAACGGCGCCGAGAACGTCATCCACGCCGCCCTGGCCAACAACGTCAAGAAGGTCATCGCCCTGTCCACCGACAAGGCCGCCAACCCGGTCAACCTCTACGGCGCCACCAAGCTGGCGTCCGACAAGCTGTTCGTGGCCGCCAACAACATGGCGGGCCAGCACCCGACCCAGTTCTCGGTGGTGCGCTACGGCAACGTGGTGGGCTCAAGGGGCTCGGTGGTGCCCTTCTTCCAGAAACTGCTCGACCAGGGTACGGACCACCTGCCCATCACCCACAGGGACATGACCCGCTTCTGGATCACCCTGGAGCAGGGGGTGGATTTCGTACTCAAGAACTTCGCCCGCATGCAGGGCGGTGAGATCTTCGTGCCCAAGATCCCCTCGGTGCGCATCACCGATCTGGCCCTGTCCATGGCCCCGGCGCTGCCCCATAAGGAGATCGGCATCCGCCCCGGCGAGAAGCTGCACGAGATCATGTGCCCGGCCGACGATTCCCACCTGACCTTCGAATTCGACGACCACTATGTGATAGCCCCCACCATCACCTTCTTCAGCCGCGAGAATGACTTCAGCAGCAACGCCCTCGGCGAGCGGGGCCGGCCGGTGACACAGGGCTTCGAATACAACTCCAGCAACAACCCGGACTTCCTGACCGTGGATGCACTCAAGGCCCTGAACGCACAGGTACTGGCATGATCCCCTACGGCAGGCAGTGCCTGGACCAGGACGACATCCAGGCGGTGGTCGAGGTACTGAGCAGCGACTTCCTGACCCAGGGGCCGGCGGTGCCCGAATTCGAACGGGCGGTGGCACGGTACTGCGGCGCCGCCCATGCCGTGGCCTGCAGTTCCGCCACCTCGGCCCTGCACCTGGCCTGCCTGGCCCTGGGCCTGGGCCAGGGGGACAGGCTCTGGACCAGCGCCATCTCCTTCGTGGCCTCCGCCAACTGCGGCCGCTACTGTGGCGCCGAGGTGGATTTCGTGGATGTGGACCCGCGCAGTGGCAACATCAGCGTCCAGGCCCTGGCCGACAAGCTGGCCGACGCCGAGCGGGACGGCACCCTGCCCAAGGTGCTGGTGGCCGTACACCTGGCCGGCCAGAGCTGCGACATGGCCGCCATCGCCGAACTGGCGAGCCGGTACGGCTTCCGGGTCATCGAAGATGCCAGCCACGCCCTGGGCGGCCGCCATGCTGGCCAGCCCATCGGCAACTGCCGGCACAGCGACATCACCGTGTTCAGCTTCCACCCGGTCAAGCCCATCACCGCCGGCGAGGGCGGCATGGCCGTCACCCAGGATGAGACGCTGGCCGGGCGCATGGCCCTGCTCAGGAGCCACGGCATCAGCCGGGAGCCACAGCAGATGACGGCGGAGCCGGACGGGCCCTGGGCCTATGCCCAGGTCGAACTGGGCTTCAATTACCGGCTTTCCGATCTCCACGCCGCCCTGGGGCTGAGCCAGCTGGCCAAGCTGGACGCCTTCTCCGAGCGCCGCCGGCAACTGGCCGCCCGCTATGACGCCGCCCTGCCGGCGCCCTGGCGTCCCCTGGCCATCGCCGAGCCGGCAGACTGTGCCTACCACCTCTATGTGGCCCAGCGGCCGGTGGCCGACCTGACCGAGAAAAGGCGTATCTACGACGGGCTGTGCCGGGCCGGCGTGCAGAGCAACGTCCATTACATCCCCATCCCCTCCCAGCCCTATTACCAGGCGCTGGGCCAGGACATGAACCGGTATCCGGGGGCCTGGCGCTATTACCTGGACAGCTTCACCCTGCCGTTGTTCGTCACGCTCGGTGACCAGCAGCAGCGGCAGGTGCTTGACGCCCTGGAGCAGTAGACAGATGAAGATAGCGGTGATCCCCGCCAGGGGGGGCAGCAAACGCATCCCCCGCAAGAACCTGCGCCCCTTCTGCGGCAAGCCCATCATGGCCTACGCCATAGAGGCCGCCCTGGCCAGCGGCTGCTTCGACCTGGTACTGGTGTCCACCGACGACCAGGAAATGGCCGCCGTGGCCAGGGCTTGGGGGGCGGAAACCCCCTTTGTCCGTCCCGCCGCTCTGGCCGACGACGTCACCGGCACCAATGCCGTGGCCGCCCATGCCATCGACTGGTTCCAGCAGCAGGGACAACAGGTGACCGCCGCCTGCTGCCTCTATGCCACGGCGCCCTTCCTGACCCCGGACATCATCCGGGCCGGCGACAGGCTGCTGAGCCAGGCCCCAGACGCCGGCTTCGTGGTCACGGTCACCGAGTTCGAATTCCCCATCCAGAGGGCGGTTGGCATCGCCGACAACGGCCGGCTGGCGCTGCGCGAGCCCCAGCACCTGAAGAGCCGCTCCCAGGATCTGACCCCCTTCTATCACGACGCCGGCCAGCTCTACTGGGGCCGCAGCGCCGCCTTCCTGGAGGACTGGCCCCTGTTCGGCGACAGGACGGTGCCGCTGCTGCTGCCCCGGGAAAGGGTGCAGGACATCGACACCGACGCCGACTGGCGCCGCGCCGAGCTGATGTACCAGGTCTGGCGCCGACAGCTCGAACAGGGAGACCAGTGACATGCTGCCCAGGGAACCCATTTCGCTGCTGG belongs to Gallaecimonas sp. GXIMD4217 and includes:
- a CDS encoding sigma-54 dependent transcriptional regulator — its product is MSPLVLIVEDDLALREALVDTLNLAGFRTLEAGNGEEALLTLKKQPVQLVITDVQMDGMDGMTLLRSIKASQPQLPVLVMTAYAKVQDAVEAVKLGAIDYMAKPFAPEVLVNLVSRHALVEDKGQGPVVADDKSLALLRLADKVARTDATVMVLGPSGAGKEVLARHVHQQSARAERPFVAINCAAIPDNMLEATLFGYEKGAFTGAIQASPGKFEQANGGTLLLDEITEMALELQAKLLRVLQEREVERLGGRKTVKLDVRIIATSNRELADAVAEGRFREDLYYRLNVFPLTWPALKERPGDILPLARHLLQKHGGSAAPVLSPQAEQRLLVHHWPGNVRELDNVVQRALIIGEGEVLQAEDLLIEGTPAPAQAVEGDGLTGELRAQEAQIILDTLEQCQGSRKAVAERLGISPRTLRYKLAKLRDAGIEVPA
- the pseF gene encoding pseudaminic acid cytidylyltransferase, which codes for MKIAVIPARGGSKRIPRKNLRPFCGKPIMAYAIEAALASGCFDLVLVSTDDQEMAAVARAWGAETPFVRPAALADDVTGTNAVAAHAIDWFQQQGQQVTAACCLYATAPFLTPDIIRAGDRLLSQAPDAGFVVTVTEFEFPIQRAVGIADNGRLALREPQHLKSRSQDLTPFYHDAGQLYWGRSAAFLEDWPLFGDRTVPLLLPRERVQDIDTDADWRRAELMYQVWRRQLEQGDQ
- a CDS encoding PAS domain-containing sensor histidine kinase → MALATLIKPDFTAKANPNRLQRLETLVASLPVGVVILDGQGRISESNATAKALLGEPLDGEAWLTIAGRAFSPRADDGHEVSLVNGRRVKLDISPLDGEPGQLIVISDLTHTRELQTRISHMQRLSSLGRMVASLAHQIRTPLSAAMLYGGQLAAPLDDGTRQRFQGRLMARLKDLENQMNNMLLFARSDEQKLADRISVAALLQELQEHCESMLGQHGAELEVDLEQDAVLVGNRSALVSALGNLVHNAVQAGARRIRLHGRCQDGRLALRLADDGPGLPDTVLARLGEPFVTTKVNGTGLGLSVVKSVCRAHGADFKAGNDGGAVFTLTFPLADGARP
- a CDS encoding sigma-54 dependent transcriptional regulator, which encodes MQTNNGFLVIDANTDRCQQLALLLEFMGEECAVTSPKDAGEQLAQRRWSVALIGDGLDPALMDKHAQIPYLTLDNSEAVLGGSHLGMLEAPYNLGQFQKLIRHLQRREQASQEPKAVTSNHRLFRALVGKSKAMQEVRHLIQQVAPTDASVLILGESGTGKEVVARNIHFQSSRKDGPFVPVNCGAIPPELLESELFGHEKGAFTGAVSARKGRFELAQGGTLFLDEIGDMPLNMQVKLLRVLQERTFERVGGSKELKADVRIVAATHRELPKMIADNKFREDLYYRLNVFPIEMPGLKERADDIPLLVNEIISRLKSEEGHGVQLSQRAINSLMKHPWPGNVRELANLVERLMILYPDQTVDAGNLPKAYQHLGISDFEPVIHNRELEEREALMGIFADRDATPPPPPEPAMPMLSPDGINLKEMLSEMELDLIRQALAAQDGVVARAADMLGMRRTTLVEKMRKYGLNKGGD
- the fliE gene encoding flagellar hook-basal body complex protein FliE, which encodes MKIGANPLMQEMQALSRQAQSQLGSPMGLDKAQQLGGPVGQGDAVKGPSGDFASLFKQALDHVNGLQQESAQMARAVELGDPKVSVADAMIASQKAGIAFQATVQVRNKVVQAYQDVMNMPV
- the pseB gene encoding UDP-N-acetylglucosamine 4,6-dehydratase (inverting) — protein: MFNDASILITGGTGSFGKKFVRLLLARYRPRKVIILSRDELKQFEMQQEFNAPCMRYFIGDVRDKERLVQAFKDVDHVVHAAALKQVPAAEYNPMECIKTNINGAENVIHAALANNVKKVIALSTDKAANPVNLYGATKLASDKLFVAANNMAGQHPTQFSVVRYGNVVGSRGSVVPFFQKLLDQGTDHLPITHRDMTRFWITLEQGVDFVLKNFARMQGGEIFVPKIPSVRITDLALSMAPALPHKEIGIRPGEKLHEIMCPADDSHLTFEFDDHYVIAPTITFFSRENDFSSNALGERGRPVTQGFEYNSSNNPDFLTVDALKALNAQVLA
- the pseC gene encoding UDP-4-amino-4,6-dideoxy-N-acetyl-beta-L-altrosamine transaminase; the protein is MIPYGRQCLDQDDIQAVVEVLSSDFLTQGPAVPEFERAVARYCGAAHAVACSSATSALHLACLALGLGQGDRLWTSAISFVASANCGRYCGAEVDFVDVDPRSGNISVQALADKLADAERDGTLPKVLVAVHLAGQSCDMAAIAELASRYGFRVIEDASHALGGRHAGQPIGNCRHSDITVFSFHPVKPITAGEGGMAVTQDETLAGRMALLRSHGISREPQQMTAEPDGPWAYAQVELGFNYRLSDLHAALGLSQLAKLDAFSERRRQLAARYDAALPAPWRPLAIAEPADCAYHLYVAQRPVADLTEKRRIYDGLCRAGVQSNVHYIPIPSQPYYQALGQDMNRYPGAWRYYLDSFTLPLFVTLGDQQQRQVLDALEQ